In Salvelinus alpinus chromosome 20, SLU_Salpinus.1, whole genome shotgun sequence, a genomic segment contains:
- the LOC139546328 gene encoding growth hormone-regulated TBC protein 1-A-like isoform X1 produces MGCVFTCYGQFGGVHAMESGTNGNISSQLHLNNRINANDRVDTYGFERPEGYESYEEMMAQYVAVLNRQSTKWSKLLQGKVNVENNQKVKRYVRKGVPNEHRAQIWMAASGAQEDLEKNPGYYHSLLGTEQQHDAKLEETVRIDMHRTFPENVQFRKSSEPCLQKALYNVLLAYGHHNQVVGYCQGMNFIAGYLIIITKDEEKSFWLMDALLGRILPDYYSPAMLGLKTDQEVLGELVRVKAPAVWQAMVQHNVMWTLVVSQWFICLYIDVLPVETVLRIWDCLFYEGSKILFRVALTLIRHHQAEILQARSMVEVCERFKLITQGAFTYDCHTFMQEIFREPGSLSMATITKLRETYRERIVAEENRLCP; encoded by the exons ATGGGGTGCGTTTTCACATGTTACGGTCAATTCGGAGGAGTTCACGCTATGGAGAGTGGAACGAACGGAAACATCTCTTCCCAGCTTCACCTGAACAACCGCATTAACGCGAATGACAG GGTTGACACCTATGGGTTTGAGAGGCCTGAGGGTTATGAATCCTATGAGGAGATGATGGCTCAATATGTAGCCGTTCTCAACAGGCAGTCTACCAAGTGGTCCAAACTCCTGCAGGGGAAAGTCAACGTGGAAAATAACCAGaagg TGAAGCGGTACGTGCGTAAGGGTGTGCCCAACGAGCACCGAGCCCAGATCTGGATGGCAGCCAGCGGTGCCCAGGAAGACCTGGAGAAGAACCCGGGGTACTACCACTCTCTGCTGGGCACCGAGCAGCAGCACGACGCCAAGCTGGAGGAGACAGTCCGCATAG ACATGCACAGGACATTCCCCGAAAACGTGCAGTTCCGGAAGAGCTCTGAGCCCTGTCTGCAGAAGGCCCTGTACAATGTGCTGCTGGCATACGGACACCACAACCAGGTTGTGGGATACTGCCAG GGTATGAATTTCATTGCAGGCTACCTCATCATCATCACTAAGGATGAAGAGAAGTCCTTCTGGCTGATGGATGCTTTATTGGGAAGAATACTCCCCG ACTACTACAGCCCGGCCATGCTGGGGTTGAAGACGGACCAGGAGGTGTTGGGGGAGCTGGTAAGGGTCAAAGCCCCAGCCGTGTGGCAGGCCATGGTCCAACACAACGTCATGTGGACCTTGGTGGTCTCCCAATGGTTCATCTGCCTCTACATCGACGTCCTGCCTGTAGAG ACAGTTCTGCGGATCTGGGATTGCCTGTTTTACGAGGGTTCTAAGATCCTGTTCCGCGTGGCCTTGACTCTGATTCGCCACCACCAGGCTGAGATCCTGCAGGCCCGCTCCATGGTCGAGGTGTGTGAGCGCTTCAAACTGATCACCCAGGGAGCCTTTACATACGACTGCCACACCTTCATGCAG GAAATCTTCAGGGAACCAGGAAGTCTCTCCATGGCAACCATCACTAAGCTGCGGGAGACGTACAGAGAGCGTATCGTGGCGGAGGAGAACAGACTCTGCCCCTGA
- the LOC139546328 gene encoding growth hormone-regulated TBC protein 1-A-like isoform X2: protein MGCVFTCYGQFGGVHAMESGTNGNISSQLHLNNRINANDRQSTKWSKLLQGKVNVENNQKVKRYVRKGVPNEHRAQIWMAASGAQEDLEKNPGYYHSLLGTEQQHDAKLEETVRIDMHRTFPENVQFRKSSEPCLQKALYNVLLAYGHHNQVVGYCQGMNFIAGYLIIITKDEEKSFWLMDALLGRILPDYYSPAMLGLKTDQEVLGELVRVKAPAVWQAMVQHNVMWTLVVSQWFICLYIDVLPVETVLRIWDCLFYEGSKILFRVALTLIRHHQAEILQARSMVEVCERFKLITQGAFTYDCHTFMQEIFREPGSLSMATITKLRETYRERIVAEENRLCP, encoded by the exons ATGGGGTGCGTTTTCACATGTTACGGTCAATTCGGAGGAGTTCACGCTATGGAGAGTGGAACGAACGGAAACATCTCTTCCCAGCTTCACCTGAACAACCGCATTAACGCGAATGACAG GCAGTCTACCAAGTGGTCCAAACTCCTGCAGGGGAAAGTCAACGTGGAAAATAACCAGaagg TGAAGCGGTACGTGCGTAAGGGTGTGCCCAACGAGCACCGAGCCCAGATCTGGATGGCAGCCAGCGGTGCCCAGGAAGACCTGGAGAAGAACCCGGGGTACTACCACTCTCTGCTGGGCACCGAGCAGCAGCACGACGCCAAGCTGGAGGAGACAGTCCGCATAG ACATGCACAGGACATTCCCCGAAAACGTGCAGTTCCGGAAGAGCTCTGAGCCCTGTCTGCAGAAGGCCCTGTACAATGTGCTGCTGGCATACGGACACCACAACCAGGTTGTGGGATACTGCCAG GGTATGAATTTCATTGCAGGCTACCTCATCATCATCACTAAGGATGAAGAGAAGTCCTTCTGGCTGATGGATGCTTTATTGGGAAGAATACTCCCCG ACTACTACAGCCCGGCCATGCTGGGGTTGAAGACGGACCAGGAGGTGTTGGGGGAGCTGGTAAGGGTCAAAGCCCCAGCCGTGTGGCAGGCCATGGTCCAACACAACGTCATGTGGACCTTGGTGGTCTCCCAATGGTTCATCTGCCTCTACATCGACGTCCTGCCTGTAGAG ACAGTTCTGCGGATCTGGGATTGCCTGTTTTACGAGGGTTCTAAGATCCTGTTCCGCGTGGCCTTGACTCTGATTCGCCACCACCAGGCTGAGATCCTGCAGGCCCGCTCCATGGTCGAGGTGTGTGAGCGCTTCAAACTGATCACCCAGGGAGCCTTTACATACGACTGCCACACCTTCATGCAG GAAATCTTCAGGGAACCAGGAAGTCTCTCCATGGCAACCATCACTAAGCTGCGGGAGACGTACAGAGAGCGTATCGTGGCGGAGGAGAACAGACTCTGCCCCTGA
- the LOC139546328 gene encoding growth hormone-regulated TBC protein 1-A-like isoform X4: protein MTVKRYVRKGVPNEHRAQIWMAASGAQEDLEKNPGYYHSLLGTEQQHDAKLEETVRIDMHRTFPENVQFRKSSEPCLQKALYNVLLAYGHHNQVVGYCQGMNFIAGYLIIITKDEEKSFWLMDALLGRILPDYYSPAMLGLKTDQEVLGELVRVKAPAVWQAMVQHNVMWTLVVSQWFICLYIDVLPVETVLRIWDCLFYEGSKILFRVALTLIRHHQAEILQARSMVEVCERFKLITQGAFTYDCHTFMQEIFREPGSLSMATITKLRETYRERIVAEENRLCP, encoded by the exons ATGACAG TGAAGCGGTACGTGCGTAAGGGTGTGCCCAACGAGCACCGAGCCCAGATCTGGATGGCAGCCAGCGGTGCCCAGGAAGACCTGGAGAAGAACCCGGGGTACTACCACTCTCTGCTGGGCACCGAGCAGCAGCACGACGCCAAGCTGGAGGAGACAGTCCGCATAG ACATGCACAGGACATTCCCCGAAAACGTGCAGTTCCGGAAGAGCTCTGAGCCCTGTCTGCAGAAGGCCCTGTACAATGTGCTGCTGGCATACGGACACCACAACCAGGTTGTGGGATACTGCCAG GGTATGAATTTCATTGCAGGCTACCTCATCATCATCACTAAGGATGAAGAGAAGTCCTTCTGGCTGATGGATGCTTTATTGGGAAGAATACTCCCCG ACTACTACAGCCCGGCCATGCTGGGGTTGAAGACGGACCAGGAGGTGTTGGGGGAGCTGGTAAGGGTCAAAGCCCCAGCCGTGTGGCAGGCCATGGTCCAACACAACGTCATGTGGACCTTGGTGGTCTCCCAATGGTTCATCTGCCTCTACATCGACGTCCTGCCTGTAGAG ACAGTTCTGCGGATCTGGGATTGCCTGTTTTACGAGGGTTCTAAGATCCTGTTCCGCGTGGCCTTGACTCTGATTCGCCACCACCAGGCTGAGATCCTGCAGGCCCGCTCCATGGTCGAGGTGTGTGAGCGCTTCAAACTGATCACCCAGGGAGCCTTTACATACGACTGCCACACCTTCATGCAG GAAATCTTCAGGGAACCAGGAAGTCTCTCCATGGCAACCATCACTAAGCTGCGGGAGACGTACAGAGAGCGTATCGTGGCGGAGGAGAACAGACTCTGCCCCTGA
- the LOC139546328 gene encoding growth hormone-regulated TBC protein 1-A-like isoform X3 yields MGCVFTCYGQFGGVHAMESGTNGNISSQLHLNNRINANDRQSTKWSKLLQGKVNVENNQKVKRYVRKGVPNEHRAQIWMAASGAQEDLEKNPGYYHSLLGTEQQHDAKLEETVRIDMHRTFPENVQFRKSSEPCLQKALYNVLLAYGHHNQVVGYCQGMNFIAGYLIIITKDEEKSFWLMDALLGRILPDYYSPAMLGLKTDQEVLGELVRVKAPAVWQAMVQHNVMWTLVVSQWFICLYIDVLPVETVLRIWDCLFYEGSKILFRVALTLIRHHQAEILQARSMVEVCERFKLITQGAFTYDCHTFMQVRPPFSSS; encoded by the exons ATGGGGTGCGTTTTCACATGTTACGGTCAATTCGGAGGAGTTCACGCTATGGAGAGTGGAACGAACGGAAACATCTCTTCCCAGCTTCACCTGAACAACCGCATTAACGCGAATGACAG GCAGTCTACCAAGTGGTCCAAACTCCTGCAGGGGAAAGTCAACGTGGAAAATAACCAGaagg TGAAGCGGTACGTGCGTAAGGGTGTGCCCAACGAGCACCGAGCCCAGATCTGGATGGCAGCCAGCGGTGCCCAGGAAGACCTGGAGAAGAACCCGGGGTACTACCACTCTCTGCTGGGCACCGAGCAGCAGCACGACGCCAAGCTGGAGGAGACAGTCCGCATAG ACATGCACAGGACATTCCCCGAAAACGTGCAGTTCCGGAAGAGCTCTGAGCCCTGTCTGCAGAAGGCCCTGTACAATGTGCTGCTGGCATACGGACACCACAACCAGGTTGTGGGATACTGCCAG GGTATGAATTTCATTGCAGGCTACCTCATCATCATCACTAAGGATGAAGAGAAGTCCTTCTGGCTGATGGATGCTTTATTGGGAAGAATACTCCCCG ACTACTACAGCCCGGCCATGCTGGGGTTGAAGACGGACCAGGAGGTGTTGGGGGAGCTGGTAAGGGTCAAAGCCCCAGCCGTGTGGCAGGCCATGGTCCAACACAACGTCATGTGGACCTTGGTGGTCTCCCAATGGTTCATCTGCCTCTACATCGACGTCCTGCCTGTAGAG ACAGTTCTGCGGATCTGGGATTGCCTGTTTTACGAGGGTTCTAAGATCCTGTTCCGCGTGGCCTTGACTCTGATTCGCCACCACCAGGCTGAGATCCTGCAGGCCCGCTCCATGGTCGAGGTGTGTGAGCGCTTCAAACTGATCACCCAGGGAGCCTTTACATACGACTGCCACACCTTCATGCAGGTAAG GCCTCCTTTCTCTTCTTCCTGA